The following proteins are encoded in a genomic region of [Eubacterium] hominis:
- a CDS encoding histidine phosphatase family protein translates to MKKILYLMRHGQTQFNVRRKIQGWCDSPLTPLGIAQAKVAAAYFKDHDITFDHAYASTSERACDTLEIITSQPYTRVKGLKEWNFGTFEGESEDLNPKLPYGDFFVAYGGEGEMQLRERVSKTLLDIMRKDDHNCVLAVSHGASCRQFMRAWEHTSSVNVKERLYNCCILKFAFENDTFTLEEIINHDFKDLKLD, encoded by the coding sequence ATGAAAAAGATATTATATTTGATGCGTCATGGTCAGACACAGTTTAATGTAAGAAGAAAGATTCAGGGATGGTGTGATTCACCATTAACACCACTGGGCATTGCCCAGGCTAAGGTAGCAGCGGCTTATTTTAAGGATCACGATATTACATTTGATCATGCATATGCTTCTACATCAGAGCGTGCATGTGATACCCTTGAAATTATCACATCACAACCTTATACACGTGTCAAAGGTCTGAAGGAATGGAACTTTGGGACATTTGAAGGAGAAAGTGAGGATTTAAATCCAAAGCTTCCTTATGGTGATTTCTTTGTGGCATATGGAGGAGAAGGAGAAATGCAGTTGCGTGAAAGAGTATCTAAAACACTGCTCGATATTATGCGTAAGGATGATCATAACTGTGTACTTGCTGTATCACATGGTGCCAGCTGTCGTCAGTTTATGCGTGCTTGGGAGCATACATCTTCTGTCAATGTCAAAGAGCGTTTATACAATTGTTGTATATTGAAGTTTGCGTTTGAAAATGATACTTTTACACTTGAGGAAATCATCAATCATGATTTTAAAGATTTGAAACTGGATTAA
- a CDS encoding MerR family transcriptional regulator → MTIAEVSKLVDLSNDTLRYYERIGLIPPVHRNKSGIRDYDEEDIRWVEFIKCMRSAGLPIEALIEYVSLFRQGDDTADARKALLIEQRSLLIKRMEDMQATLDRLDKKIEHYEHITAIEKSLK, encoded by the coding sequence ATGACAATTGCAGAAGTAAGTAAATTAGTTGATTTATCAAATGACACCCTGCGTTATTATGAACGTATCGGACTAATTCCACCTGTTCACCGTAATAAAAGCGGTATCCGTGATTATGATGAAGAAGATATTCGATGGGTAGAATTTATTAAATGTATGCGTAGTGCTGGCTTACCAATTGAAGCATTGATTGAATATGTTAGCTTATTTCGACAAGGGGATGACACTGCGGATGCTAGAAAAGCGTTACTGATAGAACAGCGTTCCCTGTTAATTAAACGTATGGAAGATATGCAGGCTACCCTTGATCGTTTAGATAAAAAAATTGAACATTATGAACATATCACAGCGATAGAAAAAAGCTTAAAATAA
- a CDS encoding HAD family hydrolase, with product MVKAVLFDLDGTLLPMDNDYFTKCYLKLLGKKFYELGYDGEKAIKGVWNGLKHMVGNNGTKSNEEAFWKGFDQVMASDLNHDRAQLNTLLLGFYQNEFHDAKAATAPSHIAKDIVEKVKQAGHKVILATNPIFPREAVLSRLSWIDLTQDDFDYITTYEISHYCKPNPDYYKEILENCNLQPAECVMIGNDVKEDIVPASSLQIPTYLVKDYQIGDESGLDTDAGSLAQVIAYLNI from the coding sequence ATGGTAAAAGCAGTATTATTTGATTTAGATGGTACTTTATTGCCAATGGATAACGATTATTTCACAAAATGTTATCTGAAATTGTTGGGCAAAAAGTTTTATGAACTTGGCTATGATGGAGAAAAAGCCATCAAAGGTGTTTGGAATGGCTTAAAACATATGGTTGGAAATAATGGTACCAAAAGTAATGAAGAAGCCTTCTGGAAAGGTTTTGATCAGGTGATGGCAAGTGATCTGAACCATGATCGAGCACAGTTAAATACTTTATTATTAGGATTTTATCAGAATGAATTTCATGATGCGAAAGCTGCCACAGCACCTTCTCATATCGCTAAGGATATTGTGGAAAAAGTGAAACAGGCAGGGCATAAGGTAATTCTTGCTACCAATCCAATCTTTCCAAGAGAAGCTGTTTTATCTAGATTAAGCTGGATTGATTTAACACAGGATGATTTTGATTATATCACGACATATGAAATATCTCATTATTGTAAACCAAATCCTGATTATTATAAAGAAATTCTAGAGAACTGTAATTTACAGCCTGCAGAATGTGTGATGATTGGAAATGATGTAAAAGAAGATATTGTTCCAGCATCCTCTTTACAAATACCAACCTATCTTGTAAAAGATTATCAAATTGGTGATGAAAGTGGTCTTGATACAGATGCAGGTTCATTAGCTCAGGTTATAGCATATTTGAATATTTAA
- a CDS encoding zinc ribbon domain-containing protein — protein sequence MAKQQYICPKCGNTHYESDQFQATGGNFSKIFDVQNKKFVTISCTRCGYTELYKRETDAGWNILDFLTN from the coding sequence ATGGCTAAACAACAATATATTTGTCCAAAATGTGGCAATACGCACTATGAAAGTGATCAGTTTCAAGCAACTGGAGGAAATTTTTCAAAAATATTTGACGTACAAAACAAAAAATTTGTGACAATTTCTTGTACAAGATGTGGTTATACGGAATTATATAAACGTGAAACTGATGCAGGTTGGAATATTTTAGACTTTTTGAC
- a CDS encoding TetR/AcrR family transcriptional regulator codes for MQSKVSLNKTEKKRRIEEAAINLFEHDDFNKISIDQIVKKARVAKGTFYLYFKDKVQLTNHLIIKYSSLLIDEALEKAKEANIDDRVEELIFLIDYVVEFFKKNPARIKVIQKNLSWSLISDKLKDSDTYEVSNHLECYSDFLVSLGYTKDEAFQLIFMIIELVSTLCYSSIVLKQPDDIDHVKPLLYDTIRKMIQR; via the coding sequence ATGCAAAGTAAGGTTTCGTTAAATAAAACGGAAAAGAAAAGACGCATAGAAGAAGCTGCAATCAATTTGTTTGAACATGATGACTTCAATAAAATTTCTATTGATCAAATCGTCAAAAAAGCCAGAGTTGCGAAAGGTACTTTCTATTTATATTTCAAAGATAAAGTACAGCTAACCAACCATCTGATTATCAAATACAGTTCCCTGCTGATTGATGAAGCTTTAGAAAAAGCCAAAGAGGCGAATATTGATGATCGTGTAGAAGAATTGATTTTCCTGATTGATTATGTTGTGGAATTTTTTAAGAAGAATCCCGCAAGAATCAAGGTCATACAGAAAAATCTATCTTGGAGTCTTATCTCTGACAAATTAAAAGACAGTGACACCTATGAAGTCAGCAATCATTTAGAATGCTACAGTGATTTTCTGGTCAGTCTTGGTTATACCAAAGACGAAGCATTTCAACTGATATTCATGATCATAGAACTGGTATCCACCCTTTGCTATTCCAGCATCGTGTTAAAACAGCCAGATGATATCGATCATGTGAAACCATTGCTTTACGATACCATTCGTAAAATGATTCAAAGATAA
- a CDS encoding ECF transporter S component, which produces MKSKITVYHISMIAFAIVINLVGGQIALMLKLPIYLDSMGTIFIAAVYGPFYGAMPSILSGLILGMTSDIYALYYAPVGILLGMLVGIVWKKKKDNLAWAFLSALFVTIPTSLISACITAYLFGGITSSGSTFIVQLLAKTPLGLTLSCFIVQLFTDYLDRIISILLISSLLHKLPQSFIYKIKRQAD; this is translated from the coding sequence ATGAAGTCAAAAATTACAGTATATCATATCAGCATGATTGCTTTTGCGATTGTTATAAATCTGGTTGGTGGTCAAATTGCTTTAATGCTAAAACTTCCAATATATTTAGACAGTATGGGCACTATCTTTATCGCAGCTGTTTATGGTCCTTTTTATGGTGCTATGCCAAGTATCTTAAGTGGCTTGATTTTAGGAATGACATCAGACATCTATGCTTTGTATTATGCTCCTGTTGGTATCCTTTTAGGAATGTTAGTCGGCATTGTCTGGAAAAAGAAAAAAGATAATCTTGCATGGGCATTTCTCAGTGCGCTTTTTGTGACAATTCCAACTTCTCTGATATCAGCCTGTATCACCGCATACCTTTTTGGAGGCATTACATCTTCAGGCTCCACATTTATCGTACAATTATTAGCCAAAACACCATTAGGATTAACACTGAGTTGTTTTATCGTACAGCTATTTACAGATTATTTAGACCGTATCATCAGTATCCTGTTGATTAGTTCCCTATTACATAAACTTCCACAAAGCTTTATTTATAAGATAAAACGACAAGCGGATTAA
- a CDS encoding TetR/AcrR family transcriptional regulator → MTSSNTRKEQALETRKKLLASAQTLFASKGYEGTSVRMINQQIHMADGLLYHYFPGGKQEILQVMVKEHVLAMSTALTKDIEIYDEMSIEEVLEQLYHHLHSVVLEHVDIIKILIKDGEAMKLIERQELIDILEERKHWLPALFQKRIDSGELKAMDCESASEVLMSLLMSHLLAEVITGKDSCMANEIKRKQLFRYLSDMWKNCK, encoded by the coding sequence TTGACATCATCAAATACAAGAAAGGAACAGGCTTTAGAAACAAGGAAAAAGCTACTTGCCTCAGCACAGACGCTATTCGCGTCCAAAGGCTATGAAGGAACATCTGTTCGTATGATCAATCAACAGATTCATATGGCAGATGGTTTATTGTATCACTATTTTCCAGGTGGAAAACAGGAAATTCTTCAGGTAATGGTAAAAGAACATGTGCTGGCGATGAGTACTGCATTAACAAAAGATATTGAAATCTATGATGAAATGTCTATCGAAGAAGTCCTTGAACAGCTGTATCATCATTTACACAGTGTGGTATTAGAGCATGTGGATATCATCAAAATTTTGATTAAAGATGGAGAAGCGATGAAACTGATTGAGCGACAGGAATTAATCGATATCTTGGAAGAGCGAAAACACTGGCTGCCTGCCTTATTTCAAAAACGTATAGATTCAGGTGAACTAAAGGCAATGGATTGTGAGAGTGCATCAGAAGTTTTGATGTCCTTGTTGATGAGTCATCTGCTGGCAGAGGTCATAACAGGTAAAGATAGTTGTATGGCAAATGAAATAAAAAGAAAACAATTGTTTCGCTATCTGAGTGATATGTGGAAAAACTGCAAATAA
- a CDS encoding metallophosphoesterase family protein: MRYYIADCHFFHASLNTKMDKRGFESVEEMNEYMIQQWNKKVRKNDEVVILGDLSWGKDDETNELLNRLNGRLFLIIGNHDRYLKSKDFHTERFEWIKSYEELSDNNRKVILSHYPIMFYNMQYRLNKEGQPKTYMLYGHVHDTHDQRLIEQFQDITTSTIVQNPGGEEVHIPCNMINCFCMYSDYTPLTLDEWIACDQKRKAVSTKLSK, from the coding sequence ATGCGCTACTATATCGCTGATTGCCATTTTTTCCATGCTTCTTTAAATACCAAGATGGATAAACGTGGATTTGAAAGTGTAGAAGAAATGAATGAATATATGATTCAGCAATGGAATAAAAAAGTAAGAAAAAATGATGAAGTTGTTATTTTGGGGGATTTATCCTGGGGAAAAGATGATGAAACAAATGAACTGTTAAATCGATTAAATGGGCGTTTATTTCTGATTATAGGAAACCATGATCGATATCTGAAAAGTAAAGATTTCCATACAGAGCGCTTTGAATGGATCAAATCATATGAAGAATTGTCAGACAATAATCGTAAAGTGATTTTAAGTCATTATCCTATCATGTTTTATAACATGCAATATCGTTTAAATAAAGAAGGTCAGCCAAAGACTTATATGTTGTATGGACACGTGCATGATACCCATGACCAGCGCTTGATAGAACAATTTCAAGATATTACAACCTCTACGATCGTACAAAATCCTGGAGGTGAAGAAGTACATATCCCATGCAATATGATCAATTGTTTCTGTATGTATTCTGATTATACACCTTTGACATTAGATGAGTGGATTGCATGTGATCAAAAAAGAAAAGCAGTAAGCACAAAGTTAAGTAAATAA
- a CDS encoding ECF transporter S component: MTKNIRNMVFCALCIAIGLILPMALHVIPNAGSIFLPMHIPVLLCGLLCGSYYGLLCGLLVPVLSSVLTGMPSAPILPGMICELAMYGFMTGWMSKKVHLKNELTSTYVQLIIAMISGRLFYGILNGLIFAAGKYSLQVFISAAFVTALPGIVIQLVFLPSIVVLLRKVNNKYLEQKV, encoded by the coding sequence ATGACGAAAAATATTCGAAATATGGTATTCTGTGCATTATGTATTGCGATAGGACTGATTTTGCCAATGGCATTACATGTGATACCAAATGCGGGAAGTATCTTTTTACCAATGCATATTCCAGTCTTGTTATGTGGACTGTTGTGTGGGTCTTATTATGGTTTATTATGTGGGTTGCTGGTGCCTGTTTTATCCAGTGTTTTAACTGGAATGCCATCTGCGCCAATCCTTCCGGGGATGATTTGTGAATTAGCAATGTATGGCTTTATGACAGGATGGATGTCAAAGAAAGTACATTTGAAAAATGAATTAACAAGTACTTATGTGCAATTGATCATTGCCATGATTTCAGGCCGGTTGTTTTATGGAATATTGAATGGTTTGATTTTTGCGGCTGGTAAGTACTCTTTACAGGTATTTATATCCGCAGCATTTGTGACAGCATTACCAGGTATTGTGATTCAACTGGTATTTTTACCATCGATTGTGGTACTCTTACGAAAGGTAAATAATAAATATCTTGAACAAAAGGTGTAA
- a CDS encoding ABC transporter ATP-binding protein/permease, with the protein MLQLKNIVKDYVSGDETVHALKGVSLTFRENEFVSILGQSGCGKTTMLNIIGGLDQYTSGDLIINGKSTKDFKDKDWDAYRNHSIGFVFQSYNLIPHQNVLSNVELALTLSGVSKAERKQRAIEALEKVGLKDQIYKKPNQMSGGQMQRVAIARALVNNPDILLADEPTGALDSATSIQIMDLLKEVAQDRLVIMVTHNPDLAKQYSTRIIRLLDGKIVDDSHPYALKESKIQAAVDKIKYTSMSFATALSLSKNNLMTKKARTFLTAFAGSIGIIGIALILSLSNGVQSYIDGVEKDTLSSYPITIQDNSMDMSVMMETMMGMHEKETTHNDDKIYSRQMINDILETMSDKMTNNNLAAFKEYLESTDSKFQEHTKAIEYGYPLTLNVFNENGAAGLVQVSPNQLMKTLGLQEAMDASSFMGSSDSSMGMGNEVWAKLPSEKTMRDDEYKLVDGTWPKAYNEVVLAVDSNKEISDYTLYSLGLMDQEELAKNFKALQNKEEIEAGKQRSYTTKELLDMKFKLILNTDLYEKVNGIWVDRSDDEAYLKKVVDNGQDIKVVGIIQPKEGALSKSEQGGIYYTDELQEYVISHVENTDIVKEQKADKKINVFTGTAFSDDKKMDFSTLSDEQKMQLMTMSEEERLQFINSYNDALNSTYDGNLKKLGAIDLDSPSSVNIYAKSFDDKEAVADLINDYNEKQKADGKDANVISYNDIVGTMMESVTTVIDMISYVLIAFVSVSLIVSSIMIGIITYISVLERTKEIGILRSIGASKKDISHVFNAEAFIIGLISGCIGIGVTVLLDIPISIIVENLTGVTNIASLPVAGGVILILISLLLTTIAGLIPSRIASKKDPVEALRTE; encoded by the coding sequence ATGTTACAGTTAAAAAATATAGTAAAAGATTATGTGAGTGGGGATGAAACTGTTCACGCATTAAAAGGTGTATCCTTAACCTTCAGGGAAAATGAATTTGTATCTATTTTAGGACAAAGCGGTTGTGGAAAAACAACCATGTTGAATATCATAGGTGGCTTAGATCAATATACCAGCGGTGATTTGATCATCAATGGAAAATCCACAAAGGATTTTAAAGATAAGGATTGGGATGCTTATCGTAATCATTCCATCGGCTTTGTATTCCAAAGCTATAATCTGATACCACATCAAAATGTATTATCCAACGTAGAACTTGCACTGACATTATCTGGTGTATCCAAAGCAGAAAGAAAACAGCGTGCAATAGAAGCACTTGAAAAAGTAGGTCTAAAGGATCAAATATATAAGAAACCAAACCAGATGAGTGGAGGACAAATGCAGCGTGTGGCGATTGCTCGTGCGCTGGTTAATAACCCTGATATCTTATTGGCAGATGAGCCTACCGGAGCATTAGATTCTGCGACGAGTATTCAGATTATGGATCTGTTGAAGGAAGTTGCACAGGATCGCTTAGTAATCATGGTAACTCACAATCCGGACTTGGCAAAACAATATTCTACGCGTATCATCCGTTTATTAGATGGTAAAATTGTGGATGACAGTCATCCTTATGCATTAAAAGAAAGCAAAATACAAGCTGCTGTGGATAAAATTAAATATACCTCCATGTCATTTGCGACAGCCTTATCCTTAAGTAAAAATAACTTAATGACCAAAAAAGCAAGAACTTTCTTAACAGCATTCGCAGGCAGTATCGGTATCATTGGTATCGCATTGATTTTATCCTTATCCAATGGGGTACAAAGCTATATTGATGGTGTGGAAAAAGATACCTTATCTTCTTATCCAATCACGATTCAGGATAACTCCATGGATATGAGTGTCATGATGGAAACCATGATGGGAATGCATGAAAAAGAAACAACACACAATGATGATAAAATCTATTCCCGTCAAATGATCAATGATATCCTGGAAACCATGTCTGATAAGATGACCAACAACAATCTTGCGGCATTTAAAGAATATCTAGAAAGCACAGATTCTAAGTTTCAGGAGCATACCAAAGCGATTGAATATGGATATCCATTGACACTAAATGTATTTAATGAAAATGGGGCAGCTGGACTTGTGCAGGTATCCCCTAATCAGTTGATGAAAACATTAGGTCTGCAAGAAGCAATGGATGCCAGCAGCTTCATGGGATCCAGTGATTCCAGTATGGGTATGGGCAATGAAGTGTGGGCAAAACTGCCTAGTGAAAAAACAATGCGTGATGATGAATATAAACTTGTCGATGGGACATGGCCAAAAGCATATAACGAAGTGGTACTGGCAGTTGATTCTAATAAAGAAATCAGTGATTATACTTTATATTCATTAGGCTTGATGGATCAGGAAGAGCTTGCGAAAAACTTCAAGGCATTACAAAACAAAGAAGAAATAGAAGCTGGGAAACAACGCTCTTATACAACAAAAGAACTACTGGATATGAAGTTTAAATTAATTCTAAACACAGATTTATATGAAAAAGTAAACGGAATCTGGGTTGATCGCAGCGATGATGAAGCATATTTGAAGAAGGTTGTGGATAATGGACAGGATATCAAAGTCGTTGGTATCATACAGCCGAAAGAAGGTGCTTTAAGCAAGTCTGAACAAGGTGGTATTTATTATACAGATGAACTTCAGGAATATGTGATTTCTCATGTGGAAAATACGGATATCGTTAAGGAACAAAAGGCTGATAAGAAAATCAATGTCTTTACCGGAACAGCATTCTCAGATGATAAGAAAATGGATTTTTCTACCTTAAGTGATGAACAAAAAATGCAGTTAATGACGATGAGTGAGGAGGAACGTCTTCAGTTTATCAACAGTTATAATGATGCATTAAATTCTACCTATGATGGCAACCTGAAAAAACTTGGCGCAATTGATCTGGATTCTCCAAGCAGTGTGAATATTTACGCAAAAAGTTTTGATGATAAGGAAGCCGTCGCAGATTTAATCAACGACTATAATGAAAAACAGAAGGCTGATGGAAAAGATGCAAATGTTATCAGTTATAATGATATCGTTGGCACTATGATGGAATCTGTCACAACCGTTATAGATATGATTTCTTATGTATTAATTGCCTTTGTCAGTGTGTCTTTGATCGTTTCTAGTATTATGATTGGTATTATCACCTATATTTCTGTATTAGAAAGAACAAAGGAAATTGGTATTTTAAGAAGTATTGGTGCCAGCAAGAAAGATATTTCTCATGTATTTAATGCGGAAGCATTTATCATTGGATTGATATCTGGATGTATTGGTATCGGTGTTACAGTACTTTTAGATATTCCAATCAGTATCATTGTGGAAAACTTAACTGGTGTAACCAATATCGCATCTTTACCAGTTGCAGGTGGTGTCATTCTGATTTTGATTTCCCTGTTACTAACAACCATCGCAGGATTGATTCCTTCAAGAATCGCATCAAAGAAGGATCCTGTGGAAGCTCTGCGTACAGAGTAA
- a CDS encoding MMPL family transporter, giving the protein MKSKLSQFIVKKRNLILVIAILLLIPSAIGYARTKVNYDLLSYLPADAESMIGQKSLGDDFQLASTGMLVVENMPDKNVENLKKQIEKIDGVKDVLWRGDVLDIAIPKEVLPKDIKEMLYSDKGTLMIITFEEDSASERTMNAIHEIKGYSEKECYLGGFSAVSEDIKDLSEKETPLYGITAIILCMIVLFMGLESTIAPFIFVAGIAFPVAYNFGTNVFLGEISYITKALALVLQLGVTMDYSIFLLHRYQEEKKKTDDRDEAMSNAIQATFTSITSSSITTIAGFLALCAMQLTLGKDIGIVMAKGVIFGVLSTIIILPSLLMRFDKYIEKWKHPIILKEPKMLPGFLTKHYKSILVIFLVLFIPMGYAQNHTSVYYDLSANMPQDFASIIGTNKLKDQFHMTTTHFLLVDENLESYKIKDICDQVEQLDGVYNVVSYESLIGGGIPQQFEPDAIKDILNNGGKKMILVNSTYTAATDEENEQLDKIDQIMHQYDKHAVIAGEGSLTRDLITTTDIDFKMVNILSVLAIFLIIVITFKSFALPVILVASIEFAICINMGIPYFTGSVLPFIASIVIGTIQLGATVDYAILMTTRYKEELLNGKSVIEAAKEAAAKSAPSIITSGLSFFAACIGVSFIAKMDLIKSLCTLISRGAIISMLVILLVLPALLIVCHKFIEKTTKDWPKANLK; this is encoded by the coding sequence ATGAAAAGCAAATTAAGTCAATTCATCGTAAAAAAGCGTAATCTGATTCTTGTAATCGCCATTTTACTGCTGATTCCAAGTGCAATCGGATACGCCAGAACCAAAGTCAATTATGACTTATTAAGTTATCTGCCTGCGGATGCAGAATCCATGATTGGACAAAAATCCTTAGGAGATGATTTCCAGTTAGCAAGTACAGGTATGCTGGTTGTTGAAAATATGCCAGATAAAAATGTTGAGAATTTAAAAAAACAAATTGAAAAAATTGATGGTGTGAAAGATGTATTATGGCGTGGAGATGTCTTAGATATCGCTATACCAAAAGAAGTACTTCCCAAAGATATAAAAGAAATGCTGTATTCTGATAAAGGAACCTTAATGATTATCACCTTTGAAGAAGACAGTGCTTCTGAAAGAACCATGAATGCGATTCATGAAATCAAAGGATATAGCGAAAAAGAATGTTACCTTGGCGGATTCTCAGCTGTATCTGAAGATATCAAAGACTTATCAGAAAAAGAAACCCCATTATATGGAATAACCGCAATTATCTTATGTATGATTGTTTTATTTATGGGACTTGAATCAACGATAGCTCCTTTCATCTTCGTTGCTGGTATAGCCTTCCCTGTTGCATATAACTTTGGTACCAACGTATTTTTAGGGGAGATATCTTATATTACCAAAGCACTTGCCTTAGTCTTGCAGCTTGGTGTAACAATGGACTACTCCATCTTCCTGTTGCATCGATACCAAGAAGAAAAGAAGAAAACAGATGATCGTGATGAAGCAATGTCAAATGCCATTCAGGCAACATTTACCTCTATCACTTCCTCATCCATCACAACCATTGCCGGTTTCTTAGCATTATGTGCAATGCAGTTAACCCTTGGTAAAGATATTGGTATCGTTATGGCAAAAGGCGTTATATTTGGCGTATTGTCCACAATCATCATTCTGCCATCCTTATTGATGCGCTTTGATAAATATATTGAAAAATGGAAACACCCAATCATCTTAAAAGAACCAAAGATGTTACCAGGTTTCCTTACAAAACACTATAAATCCATTTTGGTCATCTTCTTAGTTTTATTTATTCCTATGGGTTACGCACAAAATCATACAAGTGTTTACTATGATCTAAGTGCAAATATGCCACAAGATTTCGCAAGTATTATTGGCACAAATAAATTAAAAGATCAATTCCATATGACAACGACCCACTTCTTGCTGGTAGATGAAAATCTGGAGAGTTATAAGATCAAAGATATCTGCGATCAGGTAGAACAATTAGATGGGGTATACAATGTTGTATCCTACGAAAGTCTGATTGGTGGAGGTATTCCTCAACAATTTGAACCAGATGCTATCAAAGATATATTAAATAACGGTGGTAAGAAAATGATATTGGTAAACTCTACGTATACTGCCGCAACAGATGAAGAAAATGAGCAATTAGACAAGATTGATCAGATTATGCATCAATATGATAAACATGCGGTTATCGCTGGTGAAGGCTCCTTAACAAGAGATTTGATTACAACAACCGATATCGACTTTAAGATGGTAAACATCTTATCTGTTTTAGCAATCTTCTTAATTATTGTCATTACCTTTAAATCATTTGCATTACCGGTTATTCTGGTCGCTTCCATAGAATTTGCTATTTGTATCAATATGGGTATTCCATATTTCACAGGAAGTGTGCTGCCATTCATAGCTAGTATTGTCATTGGCACTATCCAATTAGGAGCTACCGTCGATTATGCAATTTTAATGACCACCCGATACAAAGAAGAACTATTAAATGGTAAATCCGTCATAGAAGCCGCAAAAGAAGCTGCCGCAAAATCTGCGCCAAGTATCATCACATCTGGTTTATCCTTCTTTGCTGCATGTATTGGGGTATCCTTTATTGCGAAAATGGACTTGATCAAGAGTTTATGTACCTTGATTTCACGAGGCGCAATTATTTCTATGCTGGTCATCTTGCTGGTACTTCCTGCATTATTGATCGTATGTCACAAATTTATTGAAAAAACAACAAAAGACTGGCCAAAAGCCAATTTAAAATAA
- a CDS encoding endonuclease/exonuclease/phosphatase family protein: MKRKFFIFMMILIIVIPCFFLWRQHCRNYTLQYTTPSSQAGMPDQLRVATYNVKLLNHGEDLDKFAKEIKALQPDILCLQEVDQNALRSGNMDMVKEMAEACDMPYYHFFQTMWIIDGYYGIGILSRYPITEVSSTQLPNELLKEPRVLGKAKVEIHHRIIQVYLSHLSFKEREARKKQIAFISKEIQNTTDTLFLGDFNTFQESDFFSIDGMQAVNHFKNPFITFRDFGFPDNIYYSNNFTLTHADTIPSSFSDHNILYCDLKIKE, encoded by the coding sequence TTGAAACGTAAATTCTTTATATTTATGATGATCCTGATCATTGTGATACCCTGCTTTTTCTTATGGCGGCAGCATTGTCGTAACTATACGCTTCAATATACAACACCTTCTTCTCAAGCAGGGATGCCTGATCAATTGCGTGTGGCAACCTATAATGTAAAATTATTAAATCATGGAGAGGATTTAGATAAGTTCGCCAAGGAAATCAAAGCTCTACAGCCTGATATCTTATGCCTTCAGGAAGTAGATCAAAATGCTTTACGCAGTGGCAATATGGATATGGTAAAAGAAATGGCAGAAGCATGTGACATGCCTTACTATCATTTTTTTCAAACGATGTGGATCATCGATGGATACTATGGCATTGGGATTTTAAGTCGCTATCCAATCACAGAAGTATCCTCTACACAATTACCCAATGAATTATTAAAAGAACCAAGAGTATTAGGAAAAGCAAAAGTGGAAATTCATCATCGTATCATTCAAGTCTATCTTTCTCATTTAAGTTTTAAAGAGCGTGAAGCCAGAAAAAAACAGATTGCATTTATTTCCAAGGAAATACAAAATACGACAGATACTTTGTTTCTGGGTGATTTCAATACTTTCCAAGAATCTGATTTCTTTTCCATAGATGGTATGCAGGCAGTAAATCATTTTAAAAATCCTTTCATCACCTTTCGGGATTTTGGTTTTCCAGACAATATATATTATTCCAATAACTTTACGCTAACACATGCGGATACCATTCCCTCCTCATTCTCTGACCACAACATATTATACTGCGATTTAAAAATAAAGGAGTGA